GCACCTGCGCCGCCCCCCCTTCCGGGGAGGCGGCGAGGAGCGCGAGCGCGGCCAGGGCGAGCCCCGCCGCGCGGCGGAGCACGGACCCTCTAGAACAGGTAGGCGATGTTGACATTGAACTGGTTGACACCGGTGTCCGCCTCGTTGCTGTGCATCTGGTAGTCCCCCTTCACGCTCACCGCCGGGATCGGCTTCCACATGGCGCCGAGGGCGAAGACGCCGCGGTCGGTGGCCGGGTTGATGCTGAAGCCGGCGGGGACGCGGTCCTGCGTGTTCACCCGCTCCCAGCGGAAGTAGGGGACGAGCTGGTGCTCGGTGTCCACGAAGTTGAGCACGTCGTACCCCGCCTGCACGTAGCCGCCCGTGAGCCGCTCGCCGATGGACTGGCTCCCGGTGAGGTTGCGCAGCCGGTTCAGCTCGGCCACGTCGTCCAGCGTGGCGACGGCGTAGAGGGCCCGCAGGTCCAGGCCGCGGAGCTTGACGTCCGCATGCGCCTCCCAGATGGTCAGCCGCCCCTCGACCTCCTCGCCGGTGGGGAGCTCCCGCCCCTGGGCGGTGTTCCCCAGGAAGGCCGAGCCGCCCACCAGCACGCCCGGGACGCCGACGAAGTCGACGCGGGCGACGCCCCCGAAGTTCTCGGCCATCTCGCGCGCGCCCTTCTGCCGGCCGCCGCGCAGCCCGCCCGCGCTGAAGCCGCCCGCACGCGAGGTGCCCCCGCCCACCGCGTCCAGCGTGGTCATGAGGTACGCCCGGTACGAGAACGGCCCCGCGTCGCCGAAGATCCCGGCCCCGTTGGCGCGCCAGGTGGTGGGGATGATCACGGACTCGGTGAGCGGCCGCGTGGTCCCAAGGAAGATGGGGGGCTCGTGCAGCTCGTTGGTGAGCCCCAGCGGGCTCAGCAGGAGCCCGGCGCGAACCCCGAGTGCGGGAGAGAGGATGTAGTCCAGGTACGCGAACTCGATGGAAGCCTCGCCGCCCTGGCTGGTGCTCCCGTGCTCCCACTCCAGCTCGGAGTTGAAGATCAGCCGGTCGTTGAACTTGTAGCCGAAGTACAGGATCGCGCGGAGCGCGTCGAACTGGTCCACGGCGTTGGAGGGGGCGCCGTTCTCCCGCTCCTCGGAGAAGTTCTCGTACAGGAACTCGCCGTACCCGCCGACCGAGACGCCCTGCTGCACCCGGTACACCTTGGAGGCCGCCGGGGCGAGCCCGTAGATGCTGGTATCGGCGGCGACGGCGGCCACCTCGCGGCCCAGCTTCATCTCCTCGATCTCGCGGGTGATCGCCTCGATCTGCCTGCGCAGCGCGGCTACGTCGGCGGTGTCCTGCCGCGCCACGGCGCGGCGCAGCTCTTCCACCTCGCGCTGCAGGCGGTCGATACGGGCCTGCGGGTTCTCCTGGGCCCCGGCCGGGGCGGAAAGCGCCAGCGCGGACAGTGCCGCGCCCAGTGCGAGTGTCTTACGGAACCGAGCGAGCATCGGGTCTCCCTTGAATGTCGATCATCCCCTCCCGCCCTGTGCGGAAGGGCTCCAGCCCCGCGTTCCAGCGGGCCTCAACCGCGCCGCCGCGCTCCACCAGGAAGAGCACGCCGACGTCCGTCCTTTCCTTCGCCCAGCGCATCCCCTCCTCCGGGCCCATCACGAAGAGCGCGGTGGAGACGGCGTCCGCCGCAAAGGCATCCTCCGCGACCACGGTGACGCTCCCCCAGGCCGGCACGGGGCGCCCGGTGCGGGGGTCGAGGATGTGCCCCAGGCGCTCCCCGCTCTCCTCCACCCACCGCTCGGAGGCGGAGCTGGTGGAGACGGAGCGGTCGCGAAGGCGCAGCTCCGCGAAGGGCTCCCGGCGCCGGGCCGGGTGCGCCACGGCCACCGGCCAGGCGCCCTCTCCCGGGGGCGTACCCACGGCGAGGAGCTGCCCGCCGAAGTCGAAGAGGGCGGCGCGGACCCCCTCCCGCTCCAGGACCCGCCGCACCCCCCGCAGCGCCGCCCCCTTCCCGAACGCCCCGGTGTCGATCC
The genomic region above belongs to Longimicrobiaceae bacterium and contains:
- a CDS encoding FAD:protein FMN transferase, whose translation is GRRPGEAALRRARSASGWDRFEVDAMAGTVVRRDSLAWIDTGAFGKGAALRGVRRVLEREGVRAALFDFGGQLLAVGTPPGEGAWPVAVAHPARRREPFAELRLRDRSVSTSSASERWVEESGERLGHILDPRTGRPVPAWGSVTVVAEDAFAADAVSTALFVMGPEEGMRWAKERTDVGVLFLVERGGAVEARWNAGLEPFRTGREGMIDIQGRPDARSVP